From the Catalinimonas alkaloidigena genome, the window AGGTGTGTTATCTTATACGCCTCAATTGACGTTTATAAGGTCCCGCCATGGGGTTGATTGAATTGCAACCAAACCAACCGTAGCGAGCTTGCCTTATGAGCACTTATACATACTTGGGAGATCGTCAGACGCGACCTGAGCTAAAAGGCGCTACTGTAACCGCTGTCATCCGACCGGACGGCAAGTGCATCCGTGGACGCAACGGACTTATGCTTGTGCGGACCGCTACAGGGGAAGAAGTAACCGTGATTGCGCGTTTGCTCCGAAAGCGGTGAGAACGCAGGCCGTTTGTTGTAACGACCGAATGGCCGCTCATGCGGGATAGGACATGGCGGGTAGCCCACAAAAAAAGCCCTTCACATCGCTGTAAAGGGCTTTCGTGCGGATGGAGGGACTCGAACCCCCATGCCTCGCGGCGCTAGATCCTAAGTCTAGTGCGTCTACCAATTTCGCCACATCCGCAAGGGCCCGCAAAGATAGGGAGGTTTCCAGAAAATACAAATGCGGCGGTCGCGGCGGCAGAAAATTTGTCGGGGCGAAACCGGTCGTGCGGATACGGCGCGGGATGCCGCTTGCGGGCGAAGGCCTCGGTCCCGGACCCGATGCGGGTTTAGTTGGCCTGGCGGATTTCGCCGGAGCCCGACACGCGCATCCGTTCGATGCGGGGCTGACCTTTGTAACGGATGTCGCCCGAACCCGAGACGCTCGCTTCGAGCGATTCGCTGACGTTCAGGTTGATGTCGCTGGAACCGCTGATCGACACGTGGGCGCGCTCGCTTTTCAGCCCGAACGCCTCGATGTCGCCCGAGCCCGACACGCGCAGGTCCTGTTCGCGGGCGCGTCCGGCAATTTCCAGGTCGCCCGAGCCCGACATCGATACCTCCAGGTGGTCGGTCTGGACGTCGGCCAGTTCAATGTCGCCCGAGCCGCTGCCCCGCACTTCGAACGATTCACTGCGGATCGGCGAGCGCCCGAAAATGTCGCCCGAGCCCGACACATGCAGTTCGCGCAGGCTGCGGTAGGTGACGTACACTTTGATGTCGTCGTGGTCGTTCCACCATTTCCAGTTGTTCTTTTCGTCTTTCAGGCGGATGCGCAGCGTGTTGCCGTCGAGTTCCGTCTCAATTTTTTCGACCGCTTCGTTGTCGCCGTCGATCCGCACCTGTGGGGCGTCGCCCTGTTCCAGGTACACGTCGAAGGGACCGCTGATGCGCAGCCCGCTGAAATCGGAAAACGTGCGTACTTTGCCGGTTTGCGCCCAAACCAGGCCGGTTACCATCGCAAAGCAAAGGGAGAAGAAGAGTTTGGTTTTCATGAGAGAAAGCGTTGTAAAGTCTGATCAGCTATTGGGTAAGAGATGCGCAATAACGGGGGTGGGTTGCATCCCGTAGAAGAAATTTTTACCGCGTAGCGAAAAAAATTGGGTAAAATGAAAAAAGCAAACGGAATTGCTCCCGGACCGACCCACCGGGAATTGATTTCGTACCAAGAATTGTTTTCCTTAGTAGAGATGCCAGCCATCCTTAACCTTCCGACTCAATAGCCATGGAACTAGAAGTGCTTGACCTGGAAAGCGAAAAGCAGGAGATCTTACGTCGTTACCGACGGCTGCTGCGCGTGGCCCGACCGATTTTGCGTGACGGAGATGCGAAACTGATCAAGAAAGCCTTCAACACGGCCAACGACGCGCACCGCGACATGCGCCGGAAATCGGGAGAGCCCTACATTTTCCATCCGCTGGCCGTGGCGCAGATCGTGGTGGAAGAGATCGGCCTGGGCACCACCTCGATCGTGTCGGCATTGTTGCACGACGTGGTGGAGGATACCGACCTGGAACTGAGCGACATCGAGCGCAATTTCGGGGCGAAGGTCGCTAAAATCATCGACGGCCTGACCAAGATTTCAGGCGTATTCCAACAGGGCTCGTCCGAACAGGCGGAGAACTTCCGCAAGATGCTCCTGACCCTTTCGGACGACGTGCGCGTGATTCTGATCAAGCTGGCCGACCGGCTGCACAACATGCGGACGCTCGACAGCATGCCGCGCAACAAGCAGCTCAAGATCGCCTCCGAAACGTCGTACATCTACGCGCCGCTGGCCCACCGCCTGGGGCTCTATAACATCAAAACCGAACTGGAAGACCTCTGCCTGAAGTACACCGAGCCGGAGGTTTACCGCGACATTGCCCGGAAGATCCGCCAGACCAAGGCGGCCCGCAACAAATTTATTCGCGACTTCATCGCGCCCATTCAGAACGCCCTGCACGAGCACGGGTTCGACTTCACGATCAAAGGACGCCCCAAGAGCATCCACTCGATCTGGAACAAGATGAAGAAGCAGAACATCCCGTTCGAGAAGGTCTACGACCTGTTCGCGATCCGCATCATCCTCAAAACCGAACCGGAAAACGAAAAGGCCGCCTGTTGGCAGGCGTATTCGCTCGTGACGGACTTCTACAAGCCCAACACCGATCGCCTGCGCGACTGGATTTCGATGGCGAAAAGCAACGGCTACGAGTCGCTGCACACCACCGTCATGAGCAAACCCGGCCAGTGGGTCGAGGTGCAGATCCGTACCGACCGGATGGACGAAATTGCGGAGAAGGGCTACGCCGCCCACTGGAAATACAAGAGCGGCGCGGTCGTGAACGGCAAGCCGGTGTCGGGGTTGGACATGTGGATCAACCAGGTGCGCGAGATGCTGGAGCAGTCCGATTCGTCGGCCATTGAGTTTGTCGACGAGTTTCGTAACAATTTATACAACGAAGAGCTGTTCGTCTTCACGCCGAAGGGCGACCTACGCAACCTGCCGGCTGGTTCGACCGCGCTCGATTTTGCGTTCGAGATCCACAGCGAAATCGGGGCGCACTGCCTCGGGGCGAAAGTCAACCAGAAACTGGTGCCGCTGAGTTACAAGCTGCGCAACGGCGATCAGGTCGAGATTCTGACGTCGGGCAAACAAAAGCCAAACGAAGACTGGCTCAACTTTGTGGTGACGACCAAGGCCAAGACGCGGATCAAAAATCACCTCAAGGAGGAGAGCAAGCAGATTGTGAACGAAGGACGGGCGCTGGTGATCAAGAAGCTGAAGCAGAACAAGATCGAGCTGACCGACGTGCTCACCAACGAGATGCGCGCCTTTTTCGATGCCAAAACGCCGGCCGACTTGTTCCACCGGTTCGGGAAGGGCTCGCTGGCCCCGGCCGACATCCGCCGCTTCCTGGAAGTAAAAGAGAGCAAAAAGTCGCAGAAGGCCCCGGAAGTGCAGGACGCCAAGACCTTCGCCAAGGAGATTCGCAAGGTGCACGAAGAGGACATGCTGCTGATTGGGGAGGACATGGACTCGATCGACTACGTGTTTGCCAAGTGTTGCAACCCCATTCCCGGCGACGACGTGTTCGGGTTTGTTACGGTCACCGAGGGCATCCGCATCCACCGCACCAATTGCCCGAACGCTGCCGAGCTGATGTCGCGCTACGGCTACCGGGTCATCAAAGCCAAGTGGACCTCGCAGCACGAACTGGCGTTTCTGGCGGGCCTGAAAATACGCGGTACCGACCGCGTGGGGCTGGTCAACGACGTAACGCGGATCATCTCCAACGAGCTGAAGGTGAACATGCGTTCGATTACCGTCGGCACCGACGACGGCGTGTTCGAAGGGTCGATCATGCTGTTTGTGCACGACACCAAGCACCTGGAGGAGTTGATCGACAAGCTGAAGCGCGTCAAGGGCATCGAGACCGTGACGCGCTTCGACTCCGAGAGCGAGAAAGAGGTGAAGTCAGCGTAGGTTTTCTTCGAACAGCTTCAGAATGCGTTTGTATTCGTCGGTCCAACTGCTGGGCTCCACAAACCCGTGGCTCTCTACCGGATAGACGGCCAGTTCCCAATTATCTTTTCCTAATTCGATCAGCCGTTGCGTCAGCCGCACAATGTCCTGAAAATGGACGTTGGTGTCGACCATGCCGTGGCACATCAGCAGCGCGCCCTGCAGCCCCTCGGCGAAATAGATGGGCGAACTGCGCACGTAGGCCAGACTGTCGGTTGTCGGTTCGTTCAGGATGTTGGACGTGTAGCCGTGGTTATAGTGCGCCCAGTCGGTGACGGAGCGGAGCGCTGCCCCGGCCGCAAACACGTTCGGCTGGGTGAACATGGCCATCAGCGTGATGAAACCGCCGTACGAGCCGCCGTAAATGCCAATGCGCTTGGCGTCGATGCCGTACCGCTCGGTCAGCATGCGTGCGCCGTCTACCTGATCGGTCAGGTCTTTGTCGCCCATGTACCGGTAAATGCCTGTCCGCCAGTCGCGACCGTAGCCGGCACTGCCCCGGTAGTCGATGTCGAGCACGGTGTAGCCCCGGTCGGCCAGCAGGTTATGAAACATGTACTCGCGGAAGTAGCTGCTCCACCAGCGGTGGGCGTTTTGCAAGTACCCCGCTCCGTGCACGAATACCACCGCGGGGCCGCCCGTTTGGGTGGTATCCTCCGGGCGGTAGAGGCGGGCATGTACCTCGGCCCCGTCGCGGGCGGCAAACGTGATCACTTCGGGCGCGCGCCACGGGTACGACTTGAAGGCCTCACTGCGCGAATCGGTAATCCGGATCGGGGCGGGTGCTTCCGTCGTGTCCGGAATGTTGGGGATCAGAAAAAGATCCCACGGTTCGTTGCTGAACGAGTGGCGCACGACGATCCACTTTTCGTCGGGCGAAAGGGTCGGCTCGTTGGCCCCTTCCAGTTGCGTCAGGCGCTGTGCTTCTCCGCGGGGCGTGCCGTCGGGCGCAACGTCCAGCCGGTACAGCTGCTTTTCGCCCGGATGCTGTGCATTGGTCAGCAGGTAGAACGCGGAGCGGTCGCGCGACAGTTGCGCTTCCTGCACTTCGTACTTTCCCTGGGTGAGGGCCTTAATCTCTCCGGTCCGGACGTCGGCCACGTACAGGTGCGCATAGCCGGTCTTTTCCGACTGAAACCAGAGGTGCGTCGCATCCAGCCAGCCGAGGTTGCCCGGCCCGCCGTATGAGCCGATGCCGGGGCCGCCGATCCAGGCTTCGTCGTGCTGGTGGTCCAGGACCTGAATGGTGCCGTCGGTCAGGTTCAGGAGGCCGATCCAGCGGTCTTTGTTGTCACGCGAGCGCACGACGATGGCGGGCCGCTCTACCGAAAAATCTCCTTCCGGGTACACCGGTCCGTACAGCGCCACGGCTTTCGGTGCGGCCTGGGTTGTGTCGGCGGCGGCCGCTTTTTTACGCCGCTTTGCCGGGCGCGAGGGGGCGGGCGTCGGCGTTGCGTACGCGTTCCGGAACTCGGGCACCGTGCGGATGCCGGGCAGATCGTCGGTCCGGACGGCGTAGGCACTGTCGCGGTCGCGGTCGTACACAAAAAGCTCCTGCGTGGGCTGCGGTCCCCCCACTTTGCTACGTGCCTGGATGTCGGTCGTATAGCCCGAGCGCGTCACGTAATCGGGCACAAGGGTAGTGGGGTCGTTGGCCGGTTTGTAGAGGGTATAGGTGACGTACCGGCCGTCGGCACTGAGTTGCGCGTCGCTCACGGTGCGGTCGTGGGTGTAAACTTCGCCCTTGCGTTTCACGTCGTTCTGCTTCTTCAGCGAGTCGGCCAGGTCTTCCTGGGCTTTGCGCTCGCGCAGCACCTCCATCAGCGCCAGTTGCTGTTCGGCCAGCCACGCATCGCGGGTTTTTTCCGCGGGTTGAGCGGCTTTGCCGGGTTTCTTGCCGGCCGTAAAGTGGATGACCTGTTCGAGCGTTCCGTCACCGAGCGACAGCAGGTAAAGGTCTTTTTCGCGTCTGAATACCACCTTTTTGCCGTCGGCCGTAAACTTCGGGTCGCTCTCCTGATCCCACGTGTTGGTCAGGCGGCGCACTGCACCGGAGGCCAGGTTCCGCAGGTACAGATCGCCCTCCTGGGCATAGACCTTCCGGAGGCGTTTGGCGTCGTACTGCCCGCCGCGCGAGGGGGGAAGCTGGCGGCGTTCGGCCGGGGAAAGCTTGATGGGCGCTTCGGCACCGAGGTCGTACTTGTACAGCGAATCGGACGCAAAAGCGCCCCCCGGATTCCACGAAAAGTAGAAGGTGCGGCTGTTGTCATCCCACACGATGTTTTCCGGTTGCGGACCGATCCACTTCGGGTCGCGCATGATGGTGGCGACGGTCAGCGTGTCCAGCGTCTGGGCAAAGGTGGGGGCGGCCAGTAAAAAGGTAAAAAGAGAGAGGCGAAGTTTGCTCATGTACAGGAAGGTAAGTCTCGTTTACAAACATAAATCTTCGGGCGGAAAGTAGGCCGTTTCCTCACGTCTTCTGCCCCCGGCCGACTGGAGAAGTGGGCCGAAAAGCGGTATTTTTCCTAAAAGCACTTCGCGCATTTAACCTGTTCAGACGATGAAGAAACTACTTTTCCTGGGGGCGCTGCTGCTGTGCACCTGGACTGCTCGCGCCCAGTTTGGCGTTCATGTCGGCGTACTGAGCGGCTATCACCTGAGCCGCGTTCGGGATCCGCAGCTTCACGACTCACCCAATTTTCAGGCCCTGCGTACGTTCAAACCCGCCCCGGTGGGCTTTACGCTGGGCTATCACTCGTCGGACGAAGTAGGACTGCTGGCGCAGGCAATTTTCACCCAACTGGGGCAGGAGTATGCCGTTTACCTCGACGACGAACGCGTCGGAACCCGCTCCATCGACCTGAACTACCTGACGGTGCCGCTGCTGGTGCGCTTTGCTACCTCACCGAAATACCGTTTCGGGGTGCATATGAGTGCCGGGCCGCAACTTTCGTTTCTGCTGAAAGGGCAGGAGTATTTGGATTCCGATCAGGAAGGGGAACGGCTGTACGTGGCGCGCTCCAAGCCCACTACCGACGAGCCGGCGTTTTACAGCGAGATGCACCAGCTCAACCGGTTCGACCTGGGCGGAACTGTGGCTGCCGGCATGTTCTTTTACGTGAGCAAGACGGTCTACCTGACGGCACAGTTCAAGATGAGCGCCAACCTGCGGGACATGCGCTCGGACGACTGGATCGCGGCAGAAGAGTCGGAATACGCGGCCGATCCGGAACATTATGCAGGGGAGATGGGCCGCCGCCGGGTCAGCTGGTCGGGCGTGGAAGTAGGCCTGAACTACGTGTTGCCCTTCTATGCCGAGCGTAATGCGCACCTGCGCCGTCGGCAGTAAGCGGAAAGTTTTCTGGCTGAATCTCAGGCGTGTAAGGTTCCGCACGGATGCGGGACACCGTGCCTGCGCTTCCTTGGAAAAGTCAAAAACGATAGGGGAGGAATGATGGAAAGGAAGGCGGAACCAGGTTCCGTACAACGATAAGAACGTAAGCAAAAAAGGCGCTCCGGCAACGTGTTATTCACAACACCTGTCGGAGCGCCTTTTTTGGTATGCCGCCATTTGTTAGGGTTCGTTATCCCAGCCACTGATCCCCATCGCGGAAGGGCTGGTTGTAGTAGCGGGTGCCTTTGGCTTTGTAGAGCGCGTTGGCCAGCGCGGCAAAAATCGGTGGGAACAGAGGCTCGCCTAGGCCGGTCGGGGCCTCCTCGTTCTGAACAAAGTGGATCTCGATGTTTTTGGGCGCTTCTTTCTGGCGGATGAGGCGATAGCGGTCGAAGTTCTGCTTGGTCGGGACACCGTCTTCGAACGTCATCTCCCCGAACAGGGCATTCCCGATGCCGTCCACAATGCCGCCTTCGCCCATGTTGGTGGCTGCATCCGGGTTGACGACGATGCCGCAATCGACCGCCGCCACCACATTCTGAACGACGGGCTGGTTGTTCTGCATGACCAGTTCGAGCACCTGCGCGACGTAGGTGTTGTGGCAGAAATACGCCGCCACCCCCCGGTGGGCTTCGCCCGTGTAATCTTCCCACTGCGACTTCTCACGCACCAGGGTCAGTACCCCCGCGTAGCGTGCCGGGTCGTAGTCGTTGTCCGTACCGACCGGATTGTTCTTGGCCCGTTCCAGGAGTTCCAGCCGGAAGGCGATCGGATCTTTTCCGGCCAGTTCGGCCACTTCGTCGAGGAACGACTGCTCGGCGCCCCCGATGAAGTTGGAGCGCGGCGCGCGGAAGGCCCCGATCGTGATGTTCGAGTCCAGCTTCCACCCTTCGGCGAGGTAGTTGTCGACCGCACCCGCGGGGAAACGGTTGGCTGCTACCGGGTGCTCCGGAATGCCGCCCCCTTTCACGTGGAAGGCAATCAGGTTGTTGTTCTCGTCCAGCCCTGCCCGGTAGGTCGCCGTGTAAGTGGGCCGGTAGATGCCGTAGGTCATGTCGTCCTCGCGGCTGTAGACCATCTTGACAGGAGCCTGCACGTGCTGGGAAATGACGGCGGCTTCCACCAGGTGATGCCCGTAGGCACGTTGCCCGAACCCGCCACCCATGCGGGCCAGGTTGATCTGGATGTTTTTGCGGGGCATGTTCAGGCAGGCCGAAAGCGCCTGCATGATGAATTCCGGTGCCTGAATGGGGCCATAAAGTACCGCTTGGTTGTCCGTGACGTGGGCAAAACAGTTGACCGGTTCCATGCAGTTGTGGGCCAGATACGGGGCGTTGTAGGTCCGCTCGATCACCTTGGCCGCTTTCCGAAAGGCCGCTTCCGGGTCGCCGTCTTTGCGCAGCACTTCCGAACTTTTTTTGGCCATTTCGGCCATCCGGATTTTGTGCCCCGCGGTGCTTTCGAGGCCTCCGGGAATCACGACCGACTCTTTGCCGCGTCTGCCGTTCACAATGACCTCCTGGTCGTCGGCCGCTTCCCATTCCACTTGCAGGGCCTTTTTGGCCTGCATCACTTCCCAGGTGGAATTGCCCACGATGGCGATCAGTTCCGTGAAGGTGGTCGTGTCGAATCCGTTGCGTTCGTAATCGTCCGGCAGGGTCTGGAAGGTGAACACATCCCGGATGCCGGGCATGGCTTTGGCCTTCGCGGCATCCACCGATTTTACTTTCATTCCGAATGCCGGCGGGTGGGCGATCATGGCGATGAGCATGCCCTCCTGATAATAATCGAGGCCGAACAAGGGCTGCCCGGTCACGATGTTTTTTCCCTCTACGTTTTTGCGCGACGTCCCGATGATCGAAAAATCCTTCACCGCTTTCACTGGCACTTCTTCGGGGACAGGCAGGGTAGCCGCCAGCGAAGCCAGTTCTCCGTAGCCGGCCTTTCGGCCGCTTTTGGCGTGCTGCAGTTCGCCCGCCTTCGTGGTAATCTCACCGGCCGGAACGTTCCAGTGTTGGGCGGCGGCTTGCACCAGCATCATCCGAGCGGTGGCTCCGGCGGTGCGCAGGGGCGTCCAACCCTGTCGGATGCCCTGGCTGCCCCCCGTGAACTGCCGGTCGAACCGCTCGGGGAAGAAGTCGGCCTGTTGCACGACGACGTGCTGCCAGTCGACGTCCAGCTCGTCGGCCAGGATCATCGGCAGGGAGGTTTTTACGTTGGAACCGAATTCCGGGTTGGGTGACATCAGCGTGACCACGCCGTTCGCCCCGATTTTGATGTAGCTGTTCAGCTCGAACCACTCGTCCGGGAGGGCCAGGGCGTCAGTTTCGGTGTCGGAGGGGCTCGGTTGCTGGCAACCGGCCAGCCAGCTAAAGCTCAGCATCAGACCGCCGCCCGCCAGGGCAGAGGCTTTCAGAAAAGATCGTCGGTCCAGGGTGGTTTTTACAGTCATGGCAGGGGAGTTAAAGGGTGGCCGCGGTTTTGATGGCTTTTTTAATGCGGGTGTAGGTGCCGCAACGGCACAGGTTTCCGTTCATGGCCGATTCGATCTCCTCGTCGGTCGGCGACGCGTTCTGTGCCAGCAGGGCGGCGGCGCTCATCATTTGGCCAGCCTGGCAGTAGCCGCACTGCGGCACGTCCAGTTGCAGCCAGGCTTTCTGGACGGGATGGTCGCCGTTTTCCGACAGCCCCTCGATGGTGGTCACCGGTTGCTCCCCGACGGCTGAAACCGGCAGTTGACAGGCGCGCACGGCGGTGCCGTTCAGGTGGATGGTGCACGCACCGCACTGCGCAATGCCGCAGCCGTACTTGGTGCCTACCAGGCGGAGATGGTCGCGCAGCACCCACAGCATAGGGGTGGCGGGGTCGACATCAACCTGTTGTTTTTTACCGTTGATCAGAAGGTGGAATTGAGCCATAGTCGTAATCGGTAGAACGCAAAAGAATTAAGTAGCTCTAAAATAGCGATTTAAGAAGGCAGAAAACCTACAAAAATCAAACAATCACTTACGCATTTCAAACCTGACCGTCCCGGAGGGGCGGTAGGGCCTGCGACGCGATCCGGTGCTTCCCACAAAAGAGCGGTGCGACGGCTGGCGCAGCCATGCGGAAGATAAACAACGCGCGCCACCCCGAGTGCTCGGAATGGCGCGCGTTGCATGAGAAAAGCCAGTTACTGCTTCACGATCCGCTGGTGCAGAAGACCCTCCGCCGTCTGCACCTGGAGCAGGTAGATCCCGGCGGGATGCTGTTGCAGGTTGATTTCCCAGCCTTCTGCCGTGCGTTGGTAAGCAACGTTCCGCAACTGCTGGCCCCGGATGTCCATCAGGCGGATCTCCGTTCCGTCGGTGGGTGCCACCACGTGGAAACGGCCTGTGGTGGGGTTGGGATAGACCTGAACGGCCGCGTTCAGATCGGTCGCCTCTTGCGTCGACCGGTCGCGCCGTTCGCCGCAGTTATGAGCTTGCGGTCCTTCGCCCTCGGGGAGTTCCAGGTCTTGCCCGATCAGGAGTTTGTCGAGCTGGGTGTAGGGTTCGCGAAACTCCAGATCGATGGTGGCCACCCCGGCAGGAAGCGTGTAGTGCACTTCGGGGAAGAACGACCATTGGTACGCTTCGCCGGTCGGCAGGCCGTTCCACAGCGTCCAGGGGCCATCGTTGACGCGCACCCAGAAGGAGTTCCGATTGGTCGAGAGGGCTTTGACGCGCGCCGCGATCTGGTACGCACCGGGGTTGGCAATGTCTACCTGAAAACGAACCCGGTGGCTGGCTTTGCCCTGGGGCGTGTGGCCGTACGTTGTCGAGAAGATGTACCCGCCCTGAGAGGCCTGCGTGCTGTGCAGGTTGGTTTGCCAGGCCGAACCGAACTGAGCGCATTCGGCTTCCAGCGCGAGGGGGGCCATCACCGGCGGAACGGTCGACTCTTCGTAAAGAACCACGCCTCCTGTGGTCGTGACCGGCGCCGCAAACGTGTACAGTTGTTGGAAGCCACTGCCGTCGGGGCGAAGGCGAAATACGCCTTGGCGGGTGGAGCCGTACAGGTAACCGTCTTGGCCCCAGTAGAGGTTGCCGATCCCGTCCTCCAGCGCATGAAGCGACTGATATGCAGCGGTACCGGGGTGGTAACGGAAGACGTTGGTGGCGGTGATGCCGTAGAGGTACCCGTTGCGGCCCGCCAGCAACTTGCCCTGCGGCGATTCGCCAGGCACGTCGGCAAAGTCAAGCATTT encodes:
- a CDS encoding (2Fe-2S)-binding protein; the encoded protein is MAQFHLLINGKKQQVDVDPATPMLWVLRDHLRLVGTKYGCGIAQCGACTIHLNGTAVRACQLPVSAVGEQPVTTIEGLSENGDHPVQKAWLQLDVPQCGYCQAGQMMSAAALLAQNASPTDEEIESAMNGNLCRCGTYTRIKKAIKTAATL
- a CDS encoding prolyl oligopeptidase family serine peptidase, with the translated sequence MSKLRLSLFTFLLAAPTFAQTLDTLTVATIMRDPKWIGPQPENIVWDDNSRTFYFSWNPGGAFASDSLYKYDLGAEAPIKLSPAERRQLPPSRGGQYDAKRLRKVYAQEGDLYLRNLASGAVRRLTNTWDQESDPKFTADGKKVVFRREKDLYLLSLGDGTLEQVIHFTAGKKPGKAAQPAEKTRDAWLAEQQLALMEVLRERKAQEDLADSLKKQNDVKRKGEVYTHDRTVSDAQLSADGRYVTYTLYKPANDPTTLVPDYVTRSGYTTDIQARSKVGGPQPTQELFVYDRDRDSAYAVRTDDLPGIRTVPEFRNAYATPTPAPSRPAKRRKKAAAADTTQAAPKAVALYGPVYPEGDFSVERPAIVVRSRDNKDRWIGLLNLTDGTIQVLDHQHDEAWIGGPGIGSYGGPGNLGWLDATHLWFQSEKTGYAHLYVADVRTGEIKALTQGKYEVQEAQLSRDRSAFYLLTNAQHPGEKQLYRLDVAPDGTPRGEAQRLTQLEGANEPTLSPDEKWIVVRHSFSNEPWDLFLIPNIPDTTEAPAPIRITDSRSEAFKSYPWRAPEVITFAARDGAEVHARLYRPEDTTQTGGPAVVFVHGAGYLQNAHRWWSSYFREYMFHNLLADRGYTVLDIDYRGSAGYGRDWRTGIYRYMGDKDLTDQVDGARMLTERYGIDAKRIGIYGGSYGGFITLMAMFTQPNVFAAGAALRSVTDWAHYNHGYTSNILNEPTTDSLAYVRSSPIYFAEGLQGALLMCHGMVDTNVHFQDIVRLTQRLIELGKDNWELAVYPVESHGFVEPSSWTDEYKRILKLFEENLR
- a CDS encoding xanthine dehydrogenase family protein molybdopterin-binding subunit, with product MTVKTTLDRRSFLKASALAGGGLMLSFSWLAGCQQPSPSDTETDALALPDEWFELNSYIKIGANGVVTLMSPNPEFGSNVKTSLPMILADELDVDWQHVVVQQADFFPERFDRQFTGGSQGIRQGWTPLRTAGATARMMLVQAAAQHWNVPAGEITTKAGELQHAKSGRKAGYGELASLAATLPVPEEVPVKAVKDFSIIGTSRKNVEGKNIVTGQPLFGLDYYQEGMLIAMIAHPPAFGMKVKSVDAAKAKAMPGIRDVFTFQTLPDDYERNGFDTTTFTELIAIVGNSTWEVMQAKKALQVEWEAADDQEVIVNGRRGKESVVIPGGLESTAGHKIRMAEMAKKSSEVLRKDGDPEAAFRKAAKVIERTYNAPYLAHNCMEPVNCFAHVTDNQAVLYGPIQAPEFIMQALSACLNMPRKNIQINLARMGGGFGQRAYGHHLVEAAVISQHVQAPVKMVYSREDDMTYGIYRPTYTATYRAGLDENNNLIAFHVKGGGIPEHPVAANRFPAGAVDNYLAEGWKLDSNITIGAFRAPRSNFIGGAEQSFLDEVAELAGKDPIAFRLELLERAKNNPVGTDNDYDPARYAGVLTLVREKSQWEDYTGEAHRGVAAYFCHNTYVAQVLELVMQNNQPVVQNVVAAVDCGIVVNPDAATNMGEGGIVDGIGNALFGEMTFEDGVPTKQNFDRYRLIRQKEAPKNIEIHFVQNEEAPTGLGEPLFPPIFAALANALYKAKGTRYYNQPFRDGDQWLG
- a CDS encoding RelA/SpoT family protein translates to MELEVLDLESEKQEILRRYRRLLRVARPILRDGDAKLIKKAFNTANDAHRDMRRKSGEPYIFHPLAVAQIVVEEIGLGTTSIVSALLHDVVEDTDLELSDIERNFGAKVAKIIDGLTKISGVFQQGSSEQAENFRKMLLTLSDDVRVILIKLADRLHNMRTLDSMPRNKQLKIASETSYIYAPLAHRLGLYNIKTELEDLCLKYTEPEVYRDIARKIRQTKAARNKFIRDFIAPIQNALHEHGFDFTIKGRPKSIHSIWNKMKKQNIPFEKVYDLFAIRIILKTEPENEKAACWQAYSLVTDFYKPNTDRLRDWISMAKSNGYESLHTTVMSKPGQWVEVQIRTDRMDEIAEKGYAAHWKYKSGAVVNGKPVSGLDMWINQVREMLEQSDSSAIEFVDEFRNNLYNEELFVFTPKGDLRNLPAGSTALDFAFEIHSEIGAHCLGAKVNQKLVPLSYKLRNGDQVEILTSGKQKPNEDWLNFVVTTKAKTRIKNHLKEESKQIVNEGRALVIKKLKQNKIELTDVLTNEMRAFFDAKTPADLFHRFGKGSLAPADIRRFLEVKESKKSQKAPEVQDAKTFAKEIRKVHEEDMLLIGEDMDSIDYVFAKCCNPIPGDDVFGFVTVTEGIRIHRTNCPNAAELMSRYGYRVIKAKWTSQHELAFLAGLKIRGTDRVGLVNDVTRIISNELKVNMRSITVGTDDGVFEGSIMLFVHDTKHLEELIDKLKRVKGIETVTRFDSESEKEVKSA
- a CDS encoding head GIN domain-containing protein, whose translation is MKTKLFFSLCFAMVTGLVWAQTGKVRTFSDFSGLRISGPFDVYLEQGDAPQVRIDGDNEAVEKIETELDGNTLRIRLKDEKNNWKWWNDHDDIKVYVTYRSLRELHVSGSGDIFGRSPIRSESFEVRGSGSGDIELADVQTDHLEVSMSGSGDLEIAGRAREQDLRVSGSGDIEAFGLKSERAHVSISGSSDINLNVSESLEASVSGSGDIRYKGQPRIERMRVSGSGEIRQAN
- a CDS encoding porin family protein; translation: MKKLLFLGALLLCTWTARAQFGVHVGVLSGYHLSRVRDPQLHDSPNFQALRTFKPAPVGFTLGYHSSDEVGLLAQAIFTQLGQEYAVYLDDERVGTRSIDLNYLTVPLLVRFATSPKYRFGVHMSAGPQLSFLLKGQEYLDSDQEGERLYVARSKPTTDEPAFYSEMHQLNRFDLGGTVAAGMFFYVSKTVYLTAQFKMSANLRDMRSDDWIAAEESEYAADPEHYAGEMGRRRVSWSGVEVGLNYVLPFYAERNAHLRRRQ